The Sorangiineae bacterium MSr11367 genome window below encodes:
- a CDS encoding GMC family oxidoreductase yields the protein MGESPVTELAVRGRQLHADLVLDTEAVVVGTGAGGSIALRELARAGIDAVALEEGGYHTTADFNQREERMLALLFQEQGGRTTEDLAIRILQGRGVGGSTIHNTNLCKRIPDAILSAWADDFGLGDVRPEVLAPSFARIEADLSVSEIPAADRNANNEVLRLGAERLGWRGGPLKHNRVGCQRSGFCELGCSYDAKQNALKIVLPQAAAAGARIYADVRATRIHVEGGRVTGLEGVVLGENGEHIANARIRAKVVVLAASATGSAALALASGVPDPHDQIGRGLHVHPGAAVAGIFDRTLASYDGIPQSYECTEFLSFERGSDRRVWIVPAFAHPIGAASALPGFGASHMRAMRDYGKLAVLTALVHDETEGRVVLGAGDRPKIRYVMNDADRAQLGKGLVACARILFAAGARDVVIPAVFPHRMREPGELDRLDTGFVRPHELPLTAVHPMGTMRMGTDPKRSVVGPTGEHHHVRGLFVADGSLFPTSIGGPPQIGIYTLALHLAHHIIARARSS from the coding sequence ATGGGTGAATCGCCCGTGACCGAGCTCGCGGTTCGCGGACGCCAGCTGCACGCGGATCTCGTGCTGGACACCGAGGCCGTCGTCGTGGGCACGGGGGCGGGCGGATCCATCGCCTTGCGCGAACTCGCGCGCGCCGGGATCGATGCCGTGGCCCTCGAGGAGGGTGGTTACCACACCACGGCCGATTTCAATCAACGCGAGGAACGGATGCTCGCCCTCCTTTTCCAGGAGCAAGGCGGGCGCACCACCGAAGATCTGGCCATTCGCATTTTGCAGGGCCGTGGCGTGGGCGGCAGCACGATCCACAATACGAATTTGTGCAAGCGCATTCCCGACGCCATCTTGTCGGCGTGGGCGGACGACTTCGGGCTCGGCGATGTGCGCCCCGAGGTGCTCGCCCCGAGCTTCGCGCGCATCGAGGCCGATCTCTCCGTCTCCGAGATCCCCGCGGCCGATCGGAACGCGAACAACGAGGTGTTGCGCCTCGGCGCCGAGCGACTCGGGTGGCGCGGTGGGCCACTGAAGCACAATCGGGTCGGCTGCCAGAGGAGCGGCTTCTGCGAGCTCGGATGCAGCTACGACGCCAAACAGAACGCGCTCAAGATCGTGCTCCCGCAGGCGGCGGCCGCCGGCGCACGCATCTACGCCGACGTGCGCGCCACGCGCATTCACGTCGAAGGCGGGCGGGTCACCGGCCTCGAAGGCGTGGTGCTCGGCGAGAATGGTGAGCACATCGCCAATGCGCGCATCCGCGCCAAGGTCGTCGTGCTCGCAGCCAGCGCCACCGGCTCCGCCGCGTTGGCGCTCGCGAGCGGCGTGCCCGATCCGCACGATCAAATCGGTCGCGGCCTTCACGTGCATCCCGGGGCCGCCGTCGCGGGCATCTTCGATCGCACGTTGGCAAGCTACGACGGCATCCCGCAGTCGTACGAGTGCACCGAGTTTCTCTCCTTCGAACGGGGCAGCGATCGGCGCGTGTGGATCGTCCCCGCCTTTGCGCACCCCATCGGCGCAGCGTCCGCGCTGCCCGGTTTCGGTGCGTCGCACATGCGGGCCATGCGCGACTACGGCAAGCTCGCCGTGCTCACCGCGCTCGTGCACGACGAAACGGAGGGCCGCGTGGTGCTCGGGGCAGGGGACCGCCCCAAGATCCGCTACGTCATGAACGACGCCGATCGCGCGCAACTGGGCAAGGGCCTCGTGGCCTGCGCCCGCATCCTCTTTGCGGCCGGCGCACGCGACGTGGTCATCCCCGCCGTCTTTCCGCATCGCATGCGTGAGCCCGGCGAGCTCGATCGCCTCGACACGGGCTTCGTTCGACCGCACGAGTTACCCCTCACCGCCGTCCACCCCATGGGCACGATGCGCATGGGCACCGATCCCAAGCGCAGCGTCGTCGGCCCCACCGGCGAACACCACCACGTCCGCGGTCTCTTCGTGGCCGACGGCTCCTTGTTCCCCACGAGCATCGGAGGCCCGCCGCAAATCGGCATCTACACCTTGGCCTTGCACCTCGCCCACCACATCATCGCCCGGGCGCGGTCGAGCTAG
- a CDS encoding gluconate 2-dehydrogenase subunit 3 family protein produces MIVSRRRFMRLGIVGGLLVGTGSVVAFVRTRGYVLDPVRAGRLVALSPWHVVVVEHAARRIAAADAPEDANIPSADDTDVAGFVDGYVAKLPADMRRDLLRFLAVLEHVAPLALGLGARFSRLPAADQDRVLTSLEQSSTLLLRAGFEGLKSLVFMGYYRDPRTWTILGYPGPWVNRP; encoded by the coding sequence GTGATTGTTTCGCGCCGGCGGTTCATGCGGCTTGGCATCGTGGGCGGTCTCCTCGTGGGAACGGGCTCGGTCGTCGCGTTCGTTCGCACGCGCGGGTACGTTCTCGACCCGGTGCGGGCTGGGCGACTCGTCGCGCTTTCGCCCTGGCACGTCGTCGTGGTGGAGCACGCCGCGCGGCGCATCGCGGCGGCGGACGCACCCGAAGATGCCAACATTCCCTCCGCGGACGACACCGACGTGGCGGGTTTCGTCGATGGCTACGTCGCCAAGCTGCCGGCGGACATGCGAAGAGATCTCCTGCGCTTTCTCGCGGTGCTCGAGCATGTGGCGCCCCTCGCCCTGGGATTGGGCGCCCGCTTTTCGCGCTTGCCCGCGGCCGATCAAGATCGCGTCCTGACATCGCTCGAGCAGTCGTCGACGCTGCTCTTGCGCGCCGGCTTCGAAGGACTCAAATCGCTGGTCTTCATGGGGTACTACCGCGATCCGCGCACGTGGACGATCCTCGGCTACCCGGGGCCATGGGTGAATCGCCCGTGA
- the coaE gene encoding dephospho-CoA kinase (Dephospho-CoA kinase (CoaE) performs the final step in coenzyme A biosynthesis.) has product MILFGLTGGLASGKSAVAARLRSSGLPVLDADQLARDVVAKGTEGLSAVVAAFGEDVLTPDGVLDRPKMAKLVFADADKRRLLNGIVHPRIGALTQERARVLAEQGEPLACYEAALLVENGLADAFRPLVVVAASPSVQLARAMARDGEAEEQVKGRLAAQMPLEAKVAVADYVIQNDGPLEDLERETDRVLSSICARVGVDAARYGRWSR; this is encoded by the coding sequence GTGATCTTGTTCGGTCTGACTGGCGGGCTCGCGTCGGGCAAGAGCGCAGTGGCAGCGCGACTTCGGTCGTCCGGTCTGCCTGTGCTCGATGCCGACCAGCTCGCACGAGACGTGGTGGCCAAAGGCACGGAGGGCCTAAGCGCCGTGGTGGCTGCATTCGGCGAAGACGTGCTCACCCCCGATGGTGTGCTCGACCGGCCAAAAATGGCCAAGCTCGTGTTCGCCGACGCGGACAAACGCAGGCTGCTCAATGGCATCGTGCATCCACGCATCGGTGCGCTCACGCAAGAGCGGGCCCGCGTATTGGCTGAGCAAGGCGAGCCGCTCGCATGCTACGAGGCGGCCTTGCTGGTCGAGAACGGACTTGCCGACGCCTTTCGCCCTCTCGTTGTGGTGGCTGCATCCCCTTCGGTGCAGCTCGCCCGCGCAATGGCGCGAGATGGTGAAGCCGAAGAGCAAGTAAAAGGCCGGCTCGCCGCGCAAATGCCGCTCGAGGCCAAAGTGGCAGTGGCCGATTACGTCATCCAGAACGACGGGCCGCTCGAGGACCTCGAACGCGAAACCGACCGAGTGCTTTCGAGCATCTGCGCCCGCGTGGGGGTCGACGCCGCACGATACGGGAGGTGGTCGAGGTGA
- a CDS encoding sigma 54-interacting transcriptional regulator encodes MTGVSSSYHGEGAAERTPGENSGSTHPGLVLLYAPNFEQFHPAYVFTVPELIIGRDATNPICVPEQAVSRQHARISYVEGRWMLSDMGSRNGTMVAGRFIGEHALENLDEIRIGDAIFKFVAAGAEQYVRYRIDGAIFGEKRARQLNELVGGCQMDAIAADVERIAPTELSCLVLGETGTGKEVVARGIHRVSGRRGSFQAINCAAIPHNLLESELFGYRRGAFSGADRDKPGLIKLADGGTLFLDEIGDMPLEAQAKLLRVLQMREVFPLGGTTADKVDIRVVCATHRDLYTQVRDGRFRGDLFARLNEHVVRLPPLRERKEDVMLLARSFAARYGAPRMSFTFSVLVALMHYNWPFNVRELESCIKRGVALSGPAGGSILDAPHLPDAIAEFMKGYGVRPPPDGLGPSSLAPIPSLPGQPISQAQPSRRGAPTEEELRELLTRHRGNIAAVGRELGKERMQVHRWLKKYGIDLEKYR; translated from the coding sequence ATGACCGGCGTTTCCTCTTCGTACCATGGAGAGGGAGCGGCGGAGCGAACGCCCGGAGAAAACTCCGGCTCGACCCACCCGGGGCTGGTGCTGCTCTACGCGCCGAACTTCGAGCAATTCCACCCGGCCTACGTCTTCACCGTGCCCGAGCTCATCATCGGACGCGACGCAACCAATCCGATCTGTGTGCCGGAGCAGGCCGTGAGCCGCCAACACGCGCGCATCTCCTACGTGGAGGGCCGGTGGATGCTGTCGGACATGGGAAGCCGCAATGGCACCATGGTGGCGGGACGCTTCATCGGCGAGCACGCGCTGGAAAACCTCGACGAGATTCGCATCGGCGATGCCATTTTCAAGTTCGTCGCCGCGGGCGCCGAGCAATACGTGCGCTACCGCATCGACGGTGCCATCTTCGGCGAGAAGCGCGCGCGGCAATTGAACGAGCTCGTGGGCGGCTGTCAGATGGACGCCATCGCCGCCGACGTCGAGCGCATCGCGCCGACGGAGCTCTCGTGCCTGGTGCTTGGCGAGACGGGCACCGGCAAAGAGGTGGTGGCGCGCGGCATCCATCGCGTCTCGGGGCGGCGGGGCTCGTTCCAGGCGATCAACTGCGCGGCCATCCCGCACAACCTGCTCGAGAGCGAGCTTTTCGGCTACCGGCGGGGCGCCTTCTCCGGTGCCGATCGCGACAAGCCCGGGCTCATCAAACTCGCCGACGGCGGCACGCTCTTCCTCGACGAGATTGGCGACATGCCGCTCGAAGCGCAGGCCAAGCTGCTGCGCGTGCTGCAGATGCGGGAGGTCTTTCCGCTGGGCGGCACCACGGCCGACAAAGTCGACATCCGCGTCGTGTGCGCCACCCACCGGGATCTCTACACCCAGGTTCGCGATGGCCGCTTTCGTGGCGACCTCTTTGCGCGCCTCAACGAGCACGTGGTGCGCCTGCCCCCACTGCGCGAGCGCAAAGAAGACGTGATGCTGCTCGCGCGCAGTTTCGCCGCACGCTACGGCGCGCCGCGCATGTCCTTCACCTTCAGCGTGCTCGTGGCGCTGATGCACTACAACTGGCCTTTCAACGTGCGAGAGCTCGAGAGCTGCATCAAGCGCGGCGTTGCTTTGTCGGGCCCCGCCGGCGGCAGCATCCTCGATGCCCCGCACCTCCCCGACGCCATCGCCGAGTTCATGAAAGGCTACGGCGTGCGCCCGCCCCCCGACGGCCTCGGCCCCTCTTCCCTCGCCCCGATACCTTCGTTGCCAGGGCAACCAATTAGCCAAGCGCAACCCAGCCGCCGCGGCGCCCCCACCGAAGAGGAATTGCGCGAGCTGCTCACCCGCCACCGCGGAAACATTGCGGCCGTCGGGCGGGAATTGGGCAAGGAGCGCATGCAGGTGCACCGCTGGTTGAAGAAGTATGGGATCGATCTGGAGAAGTACCGCTAG
- a CDS encoding class II glutamine amidotransferase: MARLFGLIGNRADLAARVLASEADALCVHARAPGLGASGGVAKSGGGGPLGWGMGFYQGGEVLIRRRPIDDRPEIDVAKNAHDVRADILIGHVRQATVGSLRTENTHPFRYRQWLFAQTGTVSGFEGIKERLAASVPEFLRGGIRGETDAEIVFHVFLSFLHDAGRLEDMSIEEGVVRDALRSTLSVVDGMTAEIGAEPGALNTLVTNGDVIVALHRNDAMAYRQFSGKADADALIGDDLQLRRRAPELAHMHFVLLASDLEDASNGVAGEGGAGSASSKANLARWKKIPDRAIVTLTRGDDPKIEVL, translated from the coding sequence ATGGCAAGGCTGTTCGGACTCATCGGCAATCGCGCGGATCTCGCCGCACGTGTTCTCGCCTCCGAGGCGGACGCGTTGTGCGTGCACGCGCGCGCGCCTGGTCTCGGTGCCAGCGGCGGCGTCGCGAAGAGCGGCGGCGGCGGGCCTCTGGGCTGGGGCATGGGCTTCTACCAAGGCGGAGAGGTGCTGATCCGCCGCCGCCCCATCGACGACCGCCCGGAGATCGATGTCGCCAAGAACGCACATGACGTTCGGGCCGACATCCTCATCGGCCACGTGCGGCAGGCGACCGTGGGGTCGCTTCGCACCGAGAACACGCATCCATTTCGGTACCGTCAGTGGCTCTTTGCCCAGACCGGCACCGTGTCGGGCTTCGAGGGCATCAAAGAGCGGCTCGCGGCGAGCGTGCCCGAGTTTCTCCGCGGAGGCATCCGCGGCGAGACGGACGCGGAGATCGTCTTCCACGTGTTCCTGTCGTTCCTTCATGACGCAGGCCGCCTGGAGGACATGAGCATCGAAGAAGGCGTGGTGCGCGACGCGCTGCGTTCGACTCTTTCCGTCGTCGACGGCATGACGGCCGAGATAGGTGCGGAGCCGGGGGCGCTCAATACGCTGGTCACCAACGGCGACGTCATCGTGGCGCTGCACCGCAACGACGCGATGGCCTACCGCCAGTTCTCGGGCAAGGCCGACGCGGACGCGCTCATCGGTGACGACCTGCAACTCCGTCGCCGCGCTCCCGAGCTGGCCCATATGCATTTCGTCCTGCTCGCGAGCGATCTGGAAGACGCATCCAACGGGGTGGCAGGTGAAGGCGGGGCGGGCTCCGCATCATCGAAGGCCAACCTGGCACGGTGGAAGAAGATTCCTGATCGTGCCATCGTGACGCTTACGCGTGGGGACGATCCAAAAATCGAAGTTCTTTAG
- a CDS encoding SPOR domain-containing protein, whose translation MDQDPTPETPAEQAEVEKTPLGVTLAFIAIGGACVVFAISALSGRRSSAPAYVDPLSDLVAQRAPAGAAFRPTDLASHEVTFPGILSDKDRPTTALAAVRGNSAKLAASNALADAGAAPPVPVAPFPSASSAAPSASSSSAPSTSVPLPAQAVLEPSPVVTRPRDALTRAASESGQIGQAAAPSAPVGHEGGYQLQISSFRSAQEATKFADQLRARGHKAYVREAHVSGRGTWYRVRVGPFSSQQAAAAYRGRFEAKEHVVPFLLQPKEASDE comes from the coding sequence ATGGACCAAGATCCGACCCCCGAGACGCCGGCCGAGCAGGCGGAGGTGGAGAAGACTCCCCTCGGTGTAACGTTGGCGTTCATCGCCATCGGCGGCGCTTGCGTCGTGTTCGCGATCTCGGCGCTTTCGGGCCGGAGGTCGAGCGCGCCCGCGTACGTCGATCCCTTGAGCGATCTCGTGGCGCAGCGCGCGCCGGCCGGCGCCGCCTTTCGCCCGACGGATCTCGCCTCGCACGAAGTGACGTTTCCCGGGATCCTCAGCGACAAAGATCGACCGACCACAGCGCTCGCCGCGGTCCGAGGCAACAGCGCCAAGCTTGCCGCATCGAATGCGCTCGCCGATGCAGGCGCAGCACCGCCGGTGCCTGTCGCGCCTTTTCCATCGGCGTCGTCGGCCGCGCCGAGTGCGTCGTCGTCCTCCGCGCCCTCGACCAGTGTGCCGCTGCCGGCGCAGGCGGTGCTCGAGCCATCGCCGGTGGTGACGCGCCCGCGTGACGCATTGACGCGAGCCGCAAGCGAATCAGGACAGATCGGTCAGGCGGCCGCGCCGTCGGCGCCGGTGGGGCACGAGGGCGGTTATCAGTTGCAGATCAGCTCTTTCCGCTCTGCGCAAGAGGCAACGAAGTTTGCAGACCAACTGCGTGCACGGGGTCACAAGGCGTATGTCCGCGAAGCGCATGTTTCGGGTCGTGGTACCTGGTACCGCGTGCGCGTCGGGCCGTTCTCCAGCCAGCAAGCCGCGGCGGCCTACCGCGGCCGTTTCGAGGCGAAAGAACACGTCGTACCGTTCCTGTTGCAACCCAAGGAAGCGAGCGACGAGTAG
- the argS gene encoding arginine--tRNA ligase yields MSLIDRVRESLHHALSRLAQEGAFAVGTADGLGAEATWTVERPKRPEHGDFATNIALVLNKRVKLAPRALAEALVRALASDPIIASAEIAGPGFINLRLHPRAFHAELDAVLRAGSAFGRAPAGPQRVNLEFVSANPTGPINVASGRNAIYGDSVGRLLEATGWRVTREYYINDRGNQIRLFAESVKAIHAGRDVPEDGYQGEYVKELAQHLAQVDPAALSGDTEALGRTCVTWMLRGIHGSKVLPGISTSLASLGVYFDVWFSEESLHRWGAVPMALAQLERDGHLVRKDGALFFVAKGDQEDKDRVVQKSNGDYSYFASDIGYAKDKIGRGYDQMIIVLGADHHGYKPRMRNAVEALGFSADRLECLFYQLVFIYRNGEMVRSSKRAGNFVTIEEVADEIDEAAGRKGAGSDAIRFFFLSRNANSNVDFDIDLAKKKSLDNPVFYVQYGHARLCSILRKAESLGIQVRTHLSPDEWASLVHPDELAIASRLAEFPDLVRTAAALREPHRVVFFVQELARDFQSYFTRLKTDPILPQASQRAAEGWEAQWDHDKTAARLAWVEAMRVAYRAALELLGVSAPERMERPAEDDGGDAAEGPHAAGDKDDVA; encoded by the coding sequence ATGAGCTTGATCGATCGAGTCCGCGAATCGTTGCACCACGCGTTGAGCCGGCTTGCGCAAGAAGGAGCCTTCGCCGTCGGGACGGCGGATGGGCTCGGCGCCGAGGCCACGTGGACCGTGGAGCGCCCGAAGCGCCCCGAGCACGGTGACTTCGCGACCAACATCGCCCTCGTGCTGAACAAGCGCGTCAAGCTCGCGCCCCGCGCGCTGGCCGAAGCCCTCGTGCGCGCACTCGCATCCGATCCCATCATCGCGTCGGCGGAGATCGCCGGTCCCGGTTTCATCAACCTGCGGCTGCACCCGCGCGCCTTCCACGCGGAGCTCGATGCGGTCCTCCGCGCCGGTTCCGCCTTCGGGCGCGCGCCCGCCGGCCCGCAGCGCGTGAACCTCGAGTTCGTGAGCGCGAACCCCACCGGTCCCATCAACGTCGCCTCCGGCCGCAACGCCATCTACGGCGACTCGGTCGGTCGCCTGCTCGAGGCGACCGGCTGGCGGGTCACGCGCGAGTACTACATCAACGATCGCGGCAATCAGATCCGACTCTTCGCCGAAAGCGTGAAGGCCATCCATGCCGGCCGCGACGTGCCGGAGGACGGCTACCAAGGCGAGTACGTCAAAGAGCTCGCGCAGCACCTTGCCCAGGTCGACCCCGCCGCGCTCTCCGGCGACACCGAAGCCCTCGGCCGCACCTGCGTGACGTGGATGCTGCGGGGCATCCACGGTTCCAAGGTTCTTCCCGGTATTTCCACGTCGCTGGCCAGCCTCGGCGTTTACTTCGACGTGTGGTTCAGCGAAGAGTCGCTCCACCGCTGGGGGGCCGTGCCCATGGCGCTGGCCCAGCTCGAACGCGATGGTCACCTCGTCCGCAAAGACGGCGCTCTCTTCTTCGTCGCCAAAGGCGATCAGGAGGACAAAGATCGCGTCGTGCAAAAATCCAATGGCGACTATTCCTATTTCGCCAGCGATATCGGCTACGCAAAGGACAAGATCGGTCGCGGCTACGACCAAATGATCATCGTGCTGGGGGCCGATCACCACGGCTACAAGCCGCGCATGCGCAATGCCGTCGAGGCCTTGGGCTTCTCAGCCGACCGGCTCGAGTGCCTGTTCTATCAATTGGTATTCATTTACCGGAATGGTGAAATGGTTCGCTCGTCCAAGCGGGCGGGGAATTTCGTCACTATCGAGGAGGTGGCGGACGAAATCGACGAGGCGGCGGGGCGAAAAGGCGCCGGCAGCGATGCGATCCGCTTTTTCTTCCTATCGCGCAATGCGAATTCCAACGTCGACTTCGATATCGACTTGGCGAAGAAAAAGAGCCTCGACAATCCGGTGTTCTACGTTCAATACGGCCACGCGCGCCTGTGCTCGATTCTGCGCAAGGCCGAGAGCCTGGGCATCCAAGTGCGCACCCACCTTTCGCCGGACGAGTGGGCCTCGTTGGTTCACCCGGACGAATTGGCCATTGCGTCGCGCCTGGCGGAGTTTCCCGATCTGGTGCGCACGGCTGCCGCGTTGCGTGAGCCGCATCGGGTGGTCTTTTTCGTGCAGGAGCTGGCGCGCGATTTTCAGAGCTATTTCACACGCCTCAAGACGGATCCCATCCTGCCGCAGGCCTCGCAGCGCGCGGCCGAGGGATGGGAGGCGCAGTGGGACCACGATAAGACGGCCGCCCGCCTCGCATGGGTGGAGGCGATGCGCGTCGCCTACCGTGCCGCGCTCGAGCTTCTCGGCGTGAGCGCACCGGAGCGCATGGAACGTCCAGCGGAGGACGACGGCGGCGATGCCGCCGAAGGCCCCCACGCCGCAGGCGACAAAGACGACGTGGCGTGA
- a CDS encoding Isoquinoline 1-oxidoreductase subunit, producing the protein MIPTVRGAFCTLGLLLFGCGGTPAPEPSTTAAVPPPPIATNELRAPESFASISDTAERSRALFAEASRVMLHPRCVNCHPAGDSPHQRDDMALHDPPVVRGPEDKGVVGMECTSCHQERNPVLARVPGAPKWHLAPKVMAWEGRSAAAICAQVKDPARNGGKSLQEIVEHSGHDPLVGWAWSPGADRAPAPGSQAKFGALVAAWVATGAACPSDKSEKEAKR; encoded by the coding sequence ATGATCCCGACCGTCCGAGGTGCGTTCTGCACCCTGGGTTTGCTTCTATTTGGCTGCGGGGGAACGCCTGCCCCCGAGCCGTCGACGACGGCAGCAGTGCCACCTCCTCCCATTGCGACCAACGAGCTTCGCGCGCCGGAGTCGTTCGCGAGCATTTCCGACACCGCCGAGCGATCGCGCGCGCTGTTCGCCGAGGCGAGCCGCGTGATGCTTCATCCGCGCTGTGTGAATTGCCATCCCGCGGGGGACTCGCCGCACCAGCGTGACGATATGGCCTTGCACGATCCGCCGGTCGTGCGCGGTCCCGAGGACAAGGGCGTGGTCGGCATGGAGTGCACGTCGTGCCACCAGGAGCGAAACCCCGTTTTGGCGCGCGTACCCGGCGCACCGAAGTGGCACCTCGCCCCAAAGGTGATGGCCTGGGAAGGTCGCTCGGCCGCAGCCATCTGCGCACAGGTGAAAGATCCCGCGCGCAATGGAGGCAAGAGCCTGCAAGAGATCGTGGAACACTCGGGCCACGATCCGCTGGTGGGCTGGGCCTGGTCGCCGGGTGCCGATCGCGCACCGGCGCCGGGTTCGCAAGCGAAGTTTGGAGCGTTGGTCGCCGCATGGGTTGCGACCGGAGCGGCATGCCCGTCCGACAAGTCCGAGAAGGAGGCCAAGCGATGA
- a CDS encoding (2Fe-2S)-binding protein — protein MTTFTVRVNGTEQKLDVDPDMPLLWALRDVIGLTGTKYGCGQALCGACVVHLNGEPVRSCVTPISRAAGGAVLTIEGLSPDGNHPLQKAWVELGVPQCGFCQSGQIMSAAALLSKKPHPTDAEIDESLAGNLCRCGTYTRIRAAVKKASGTP, from the coding sequence ATGACGACGTTCACGGTACGGGTCAATGGCACCGAGCAAAAACTCGATGTCGACCCCGACATGCCCCTGCTCTGGGCCCTGCGTGATGTCATTGGCCTCACGGGCACGAAGTACGGATGCGGCCAGGCTCTGTGCGGTGCCTGCGTGGTGCACTTGAACGGCGAGCCGGTGCGCTCGTGCGTGACGCCCATCAGCCGCGCGGCGGGAGGCGCGGTCCTCACCATCGAGGGGCTCTCTCCCGATGGGAATCATCCCCTGCAGAAGGCGTGGGTGGAGCTCGGCGTGCCCCAATGTGGCTTCTGCCAGTCGGGCCAGATCATGTCGGCGGCGGCGCTGCTGTCGAAGAAGCCGCATCCGACGGACGCGGAGATCGACGAGTCGCTCGCGGGCAATTTGTGCCGCTGCGGAACGTACACGCGCATTCGCGCCGCCGTGAAAAAGGCCTCGGGGACACCTTGA